A single genomic interval of Dyella sp. GSA-30 harbors:
- a CDS encoding phospholipase D family protein yields MSKASIMTPMRQRHLFFFALLAAISLLSGCSLSRARVIKANAIVTADVDRTVSCDRPDHCAAPSSLLDAAQAAMAESTDAQPMNVVALLGDSEPAMVARLNLIRGARQSIDIQTYIWDQDDAGQLVLDELVKAARRGVKVRILADQLSSFNDLDLLSRLARVHSDFEVRMYNPTFHKAQTPPWEFAASIVCCFLKFNQRMHNKLILIDGSIGITGGRNYQDRYFNWDNDFNYLDRDVLVGGAAAKAMAQSFDMFWQHKRSKPLTQLRDVNRRILDTPGPVTWPTPHYEHPSRVARVLDEAGDNDWIEDNILADSLRTGQVEYFSDLPAKTQQPQKRDAREFTARVMRLVSGAQHEVVLQTPYLVMSKRAQNIFKRLHESASPPRIVVSTNSLASTDAFAVYALSYKHRKPYLKSYGFEIYEMKPHAESAVEANADASSDDGALPPEQQTGSGKSGSRRRSALIRNTESRALLGSARSNRPAPISSEGRRFGLHAKSIVVDDNFAMVGSHNFDPRSDHYNTEAGVIVYDRRFADQLRSDIMSNTRPENAWVIAPRKPTIPVLGEINEFMSDISESLPLFDLWPYRYATSYDLKAGCTPMRPSDPGFFACYEPVGDFPDVALSGKLIYTRVITAFGAGVQGVL; encoded by the coding sequence ATGAGCAAAGCCTCTATCATGACGCCCATGCGACAGCGTCACCTTTTTTTCTTCGCCCTGCTTGCCGCCATCAGCCTGCTATCGGGCTGTAGTTTGTCGCGTGCGCGCGTGATCAAGGCCAACGCGATCGTCACCGCCGATGTCGACCGCACCGTTTCCTGCGATCGTCCCGATCATTGCGCCGCGCCGTCGTCGCTGCTGGATGCCGCTCAGGCCGCGATGGCCGAGTCCACCGACGCCCAGCCCATGAACGTGGTCGCCCTGCTCGGCGATAGCGAACCGGCGATGGTGGCGCGCCTCAACCTGATTCGCGGCGCCAGGCAATCGATCGATATACAGACCTATATCTGGGACCAGGACGATGCGGGCCAGCTGGTGCTGGATGAACTGGTCAAGGCCGCTCGGCGCGGGGTCAAGGTCCGCATCCTGGCCGACCAGCTGTCCTCGTTCAACGACCTGGACCTGCTCAGCCGCCTCGCCCGTGTGCACAGCGATTTCGAAGTACGCATGTACAACCCGACCTTCCACAAGGCGCAGACGCCGCCGTGGGAATTTGCCGCCAGCATCGTGTGCTGCTTTCTCAAGTTCAACCAGCGCATGCACAACAAGCTGATCCTGATCGACGGCAGCATCGGCATCACCGGTGGACGCAATTATCAGGACCGCTATTTCAACTGGGACAACGACTTCAACTACCTCGACCGCGACGTGCTGGTTGGCGGTGCCGCCGCCAAGGCTATGGCGCAGAGTTTCGACATGTTCTGGCAACACAAGCGTTCCAAGCCGCTGACCCAACTGCGCGACGTCAACCGGCGCATTCTCGACACCCCCGGCCCCGTCACCTGGCCCACGCCGCACTACGAGCATCCCTCGCGAGTGGCACGCGTGCTGGACGAGGCTGGCGACAACGACTGGATCGAAGACAATATTCTCGCCGACAGCCTGCGCACCGGACAGGTGGAGTACTTCAGTGACCTGCCGGCCAAGACCCAGCAACCGCAAAAGCGCGATGCGCGAGAATTTACCGCGCGCGTCATGCGCCTGGTCAGCGGCGCGCAACACGAGGTGGTGCTGCAGACGCCGTATCTGGTCATGAGTAAGCGTGCGCAGAATATCTTCAAGCGCCTGCACGAAAGCGCGTCACCGCCACGCATCGTGGTATCGACCAATTCGCTCGCGTCGACCGATGCCTTTGCCGTTTATGCGTTGTCGTACAAGCACCGCAAGCCCTATCTGAAGAGCTACGGTTTCGAAATCTACGAAATGAAGCCGCACGCCGAGAGCGCCGTCGAAGCCAACGCCGATGCCAGCAGCGACGATGGTGCGTTACCGCCAGAACAACAAACCGGCAGCGGCAAAAGCGGGAGCCGTCGACGCTCTGCGCTGATCCGCAACACCGAAAGCCGCGCCCTGCTCGGCAGTGCACGCAGCAACCGTCCCGCGCCGATCTCCAGCGAAGGCCGCCGCTTCGGCCTGCATGCCAAGTCCATCGTGGTCGACGACAATTTCGCCATGGTCGGCTCGCACAACTTCGACCCACGCTCGGACCACTACAACACCGAAGCCGGCGTGATCGTCTATGACCGCCGTTTCGCCGACCAGCTGCGCAGCGACATCATGAGCAATACGCGGCCGGAAAATGCATGGGTGATCGCGCCGCGCAAACCGACCATTCCCGTATTGGGCGAGATCAACGAGTTCATGAGCGATATCTCCGAGAGCCTGCCGCTGTTCGATCTGTGGCCCTATCGCTACGCCACCAGCTACGACCTCAAGGCGGGATGTACGCCGATGCGCCCCAGCGACCCGGGGTTCTTCGCCTGCTATGAACCGGTGGGCGACTTTCCCGATGTCGCGCTATCGGGAAAGTTGATCTATACGCGGGTGATTACGGCATTCGGTGCGGGCGTGCAGGGCGTGCTCTGA
- a CDS encoding YceI family protein, producing the protein MRLLWVRQVSGRFDQIGGEVTLNTQRDVATVDARIDVNSVQMGSDRFRRWVLAPEFFDAEHYPTIRFVSAPVAVSKLEEGGDLNGWLTLRGITQPAVFQMLPAHCKLDSEHSCAIELRGSIQRSDFNMSGHRTAVSDRVDLGLLIELDRESS; encoded by the coding sequence GTGCGATTACTCTGGGTGCGCCAGGTCTCGGGCCGCTTCGACCAGATCGGCGGAGAAGTCACCCTCAATACCCAACGCGACGTCGCCACCGTGGATGCGCGCATCGACGTCAACAGCGTGCAGATGGGTTCGGACCGTTTTCGCCGCTGGGTACTGGCACCGGAGTTTTTCGATGCCGAGCATTACCCGACCATTCGCTTCGTCTCCGCACCCGTCGCGGTCAGCAAGCTTGAAGAAGGCGGCGACCTCAATGGCTGGCTGACCTTGCGCGGGATTACCCAGCCAGCGGTGTTTCAGATGTTGCCCGCGCACTGCAAGCTCGACTCCGAACACAGCTGCGCCATCGAACTGCGCGGCAGCATCCAGCGCAGCGACTTCAACATGAGCGGCCATCGCACCGCCGTATCGGACCGGGTCGACCTTGGGTTACTGATCGAACTCGATCGGGAAAGCTCATAG
- a CDS encoding histidine phosphatase family protein — translation MHELILLRHAEAQPAKTGGEDQGRRLSGRGEQEAKAAGAWLLSHGVKPDRVLCSPSERTRATATLALAAMSNAPESQIADEIYDATPGELLALLDQHDDAGTVMLVGHNPGIERLVALLVEGRSDEFRGMPPAGLAVLHLHGSLEPGSARLDAFWSP, via the coding sequence ATGCACGAACTGATCCTGTTGCGTCACGCCGAAGCCCAGCCGGCCAAAACCGGCGGCGAAGATCAAGGGCGACGATTGAGCGGCCGTGGCGAACAGGAAGCCAAGGCAGCCGGTGCCTGGCTGTTGTCGCATGGCGTCAAACCCGACCGCGTGCTGTGCTCGCCTTCCGAACGCACCCGCGCCACCGCCACGCTGGCCCTGGCGGCCATGAGCAACGCACCCGAGTCGCAAATTGCCGACGAAATCTACGACGCCACGCCGGGCGAGTTGCTCGCGCTGCTCGACCAGCACGACGATGCGGGAACTGTCATGCTGGTCGGCCACAATCCCGGTATCGAACGCTTGGTAGCCCTGCTTGTGGAAGGACGTTCCGACGAATTTCGCGGTATGCCGCCGGCCGGCCTGGCCGTATTGCATCTGCATGGATCGCTCGAGCCGGGCAGTGCCCGACTGGACGCCTTCTGGTCGCCGTAA
- a CDS encoding ParA family protein translates to MLNVLVASSKGGCGKSTLVTQLASHWAQDGKHTAIVDVDRQQSSFRWAARRPENVPGVLGVEGSRKAVEKLPEDTQRVLIDTPAGSHERELEPYIEHASVLLVPVLPSPFDLDATLDFLAHLKEISRIKRGKLPVGLIANRLKPWTRASQDAVEQLKEQSPFPVVAQLRDSQAYVLLTALGKGIFDYNSEQVRGHQEDWKPILRWIKRQQ, encoded by the coding sequence ATGCTTAACGTGCTGGTGGCAAGCAGCAAGGGTGGTTGCGGCAAGAGCACGCTGGTCACCCAGCTGGCCTCGCACTGGGCTCAGGACGGCAAGCACACGGCTATCGTCGATGTGGATCGCCAACAGTCCAGCTTCCGTTGGGCCGCACGCAGGCCGGAGAACGTACCCGGCGTATTAGGCGTCGAAGGCAGCCGCAAAGCGGTCGAAAAGCTCCCCGAAGATACCCAGCGCGTACTGATCGACACGCCCGCCGGCTCGCACGAGCGCGAACTGGAGCCGTATATCGAGCACGCCAGCGTGCTGCTGGTGCCGGTCTTGCCCTCGCCGTTCGATCTGGACGCCACGCTCGACTTCCTCGCGCACCTGAAGGAAATCAGCCGTATCAAGCGCGGCAAGCTGCCGGTCGGGTTGATCGCCAACCGGCTCAAGCCGTGGACCCGTGCCAGCCAGGACGCGGTCGAGCAGCTCAAGGAACAATCGCCCTTTCCGGTCGTTGCGCAGTTGCGCGACAGCCAGGCCTACGTGTTGCTCACCGCACTAGGCAAAGGCATCTTCGACTACAACTCCGAGCAGGTACGCGGCCACCAGGAAGACTGGAAGCCGATCCTGCGCTGGATCAAACGCCAACAATAA
- a CDS encoding antitermination protein NusB, whose amino-acid sequence MDQLSMFADGRAPWFVGWGTLALLNAGLAQGKNRSGLIWFLLSIFFGPLATLALVLMPKVRPTLF is encoded by the coding sequence GTGGATCAGCTTTCCATGTTCGCCGACGGGCGAGCGCCCTGGTTCGTCGGTTGGGGGACCCTGGCATTGCTCAACGCCGGTCTGGCACAAGGCAAGAACCGCAGCGGGTTAATCTGGTTTCTGTTGTCGATTTTCTTCGGCCCACTGGCGACGTTGGCATTGGTGTTGATGCCGAAGGTGAGGCCGACGCTTTTCTAA
- the speE gene encoding polyamine aminopropyltransferase has translation MSQLSWFTEAHQASGSSIGYRVEKLLHAEKTAFQTIEIYQTTDWGNLMVIDGCVMLTSRDNFLYHEMMTHPALFTHARAKRVVVIGGGDCGTLREVLKHEEVEHAVQVEIDERVTRLAEQYFPELCEANNDPRAELLFIDGIKYMAEAEPDSLDLIIVDSTDPVGPAEGLFNAAFYSSCHKALRHGGILVQQSESPIAHIELIKSMRAAMRTAGFNAVKTLPFPQPCYPTGWWSCTMARKGGDLSGFRERGAASKNFPTRYYNADIHRGALAQPEFMREQLGD, from the coding sequence ATGTCGCAGCTCAGCTGGTTCACCGAAGCCCATCAGGCTTCCGGCTCTTCCATCGGTTATCGCGTGGAGAAGCTGCTTCATGCGGAGAAGACCGCGTTTCAAACCATCGAGATCTATCAGACCACCGACTGGGGCAACCTGATGGTGATCGACGGCTGCGTCATGCTGACCAGCCGCGATAACTTTCTCTATCACGAGATGATGACCCACCCGGCGCTGTTCACGCATGCCCGCGCCAAGCGCGTGGTGGTGATCGGCGGCGGCGATTGCGGCACGCTGCGCGAGGTGCTGAAGCACGAGGAAGTCGAGCACGCCGTGCAGGTGGAGATCGACGAGCGCGTGACGCGTCTGGCCGAGCAGTATTTCCCGGAACTGTGCGAAGCCAACAACGACCCGCGCGCCGAGCTGCTGTTTATCGACGGCATCAAGTACATGGCCGAGGCCGAACCCGATTCGCTCGACCTGATCATCGTCGACTCGACCGACCCGGTGGGCCCGGCCGAAGGCCTGTTCAACGCGGCTTTTTACAGTAGCTGCCACAAGGCCCTGCGCCACGGCGGCATCCTGGTGCAGCAGAGCGAATCGCCGATCGCCCACATCGAACTGATCAAGTCGATGCGCGCGGCGATGCGCACCGCCGGCTTCAATGCGGTCAAGACGCTGCCGTTCCCGCAGCCGTGCTACCCCACCGGCTGGTGGAGCTGCACGATGGCACGCAAGGGCGGCGATCTTTCCGGCTTCCGCGAGCGCGGCGCCGCCAGCAAGAACTTCCCGACCCGTTATTACAACGCGGATATTCACCGCGGCGCACTGGCGCAGCCGGAGTTCATGCGCGAGCAGTTGGGCGATTGA
- the speA gene encoding biosynthetic arginine decarboxylase encodes MANPWNSAASRHTYAIAHWGDGYVDVNDAGHIVMRPRGANGPSLSLPAIVERARAEGLRLPLMVRFPDILADRLARLKNAFAKAIDEWSYSGGYTAVYPIKVNQQRGVAGELVAAGTEGFGLEAGSKPELMAVLAMARPGSIVICNGYKDREYIRLALIGRKLGLRVHIVIEKLSELEHVLSEAKALAVEPLLGVRVRLATLGAGKWQNTGGDKGKFGLSPSQVLTLIERLDRAGLTHTLKLQHFHMGSQMSNVRDIAAGMREASRYFVELRRKGIPLEIVDVGGGLGVDYEGSRSRSSNSINYSLEQYAATIVQALAEVCAEEGLDAPHIITEAGRAMTAHHAVLIANVTEVEEVSAGKIEPPHADEPAVLRRLRETYGELDQRPTLELFHEAQHHLAEGQSLYALGQLSLDDRAHLDDLYYAIVNAVRLRLLPAERAHRQALDELDEKLVDKYFLNFSVFESVPDIWAIEQIFPIAPIARLDEEPTRRGVIVDLTCDSDGRIDHYVDAEGVDVSLPLHALRDGESYQLGIFMVGAYQETLGDIHNLFGDTDAVNVRVDGDSYVFAHKRSGDTTDLMLDYVGYDLEAMRSSYRERIATAGVQGEAADKLYATLNQGLTGYTYLSDKAD; translated from the coding sequence ATGGCGAACCCCTGGAATTCCGCCGCATCCCGTCACACCTATGCGATCGCCCATTGGGGCGACGGCTACGTCGACGTCAACGATGCCGGCCACATTGTCATGCGCCCGCGCGGCGCCAACGGCCCGTCCCTGTCGCTGCCGGCCATCGTCGAGCGCGCGCGTGCCGAGGGCCTGCGGCTGCCGTTGATGGTCCGCTTCCCGGACATCCTGGCCGACCGCCTGGCCCGGCTCAAGAACGCTTTTGCCAAGGCAATCGACGAATGGAGTTATTCGGGCGGCTATACGGCCGTCTATCCGATCAAGGTCAACCAGCAGCGCGGCGTCGCCGGCGAGCTGGTGGCCGCTGGTACCGAAGGCTTCGGCCTGGAAGCCGGTTCCAAGCCCGAGCTGATGGCTGTACTGGCGATGGCCCGGCCGGGCAGCATCGTGATCTGCAATGGTTACAAGGACCGCGAATACATTCGTCTCGCGCTGATCGGCCGCAAGCTCGGCCTGCGCGTGCATATCGTGATCGAAAAGCTTTCCGAGCTCGAACACGTGCTCAGCGAGGCCAAGGCGCTGGCGGTCGAGCCCCTGCTCGGCGTGCGCGTGCGCCTGGCCACGCTCGGCGCCGGCAAGTGGCAGAACACCGGCGGCGACAAGGGCAAGTTCGGTCTGTCGCCCAGCCAGGTGCTGACTTTGATCGAGCGGCTCGACCGTGCCGGTCTCACCCATACGCTGAAGCTGCAGCATTTTCATATGGGTTCGCAGATGTCCAACGTGCGCGACATCGCCGCGGGCATGCGCGAGGCGAGCCGTTATTTTGTGGAGCTGCGTCGCAAGGGCATTCCGCTGGAGATTGTCGACGTCGGCGGTGGCCTGGGCGTCGATTACGAAGGCTCACGTTCGCGCAGCAGCAACTCGATCAACTATTCGCTGGAGCAATACGCCGCGACCATCGTGCAGGCGCTGGCCGAAGTGTGTGCCGAAGAAGGTCTGGACGCGCCGCACATCATCACCGAGGCCGGCCGCGCGATGACCGCGCATCACGCGGTGTTGATCGCCAACGTGACCGAGGTGGAAGAAGTCTCCGCCGGCAAGATCGAGCCGCCGCACGCCGACGAGCCGGCCGTCTTGCGTCGCCTGCGCGAAACTTACGGCGAGCTCGATCAACGGCCGACGCTGGAGCTGTTTCACGAAGCGCAGCATCACCTTGCCGAAGGCCAGTCGCTGTATGCGCTCGGTCAGTTGTCGCTGGACGACCGTGCCCACCTGGACGATCTCTACTACGCCATCGTCAATGCGGTACGCCTGCGCCTGTTGCCGGCCGAGCGTGCCCATCGCCAGGCGCTGGACGAACTCGACGAGAAGCTGGTCGACAAGTACTTCCTGAATTTCTCGGTGTTCGAGTCGGTGCCGGACATCTGGGCGATCGAACAGATCTTCCCGATCGCCCCGATCGCGCGGCTGGACGAAGAGCCGACCCGGCGTGGTGTGATCGTCGACCTGACCTGCGATTCGGACGGCCGCATCGATCACTATGTGGATGCCGAAGGCGTGGACGTGAGCTTGCCGTTGCATGCACTGCGCGATGGCGAAAGCTATCAGCTGGGCATCTTCATGGTCGGCGCGTATCAGGAAACCCTGGGCGACATCCATAACCTGTTTGGCGATACCGATGCGGTGAACGTGCGCGTCGACGGCGATTCGTACGTATTTGCGCATAAGCGCAGCGGCGATACCACCGACCTGATGCTCGACTATGTCGGCTACGATCTGGAAGCCATGCGCAGCAGCTATCGCGAACGGATCGCGACGGCCGGCGTGCAGGGCGAGGCGGCCGACAAGTTATATGCCACATTGAATCAGGGCCTGACGGGCTACACGTATCTTTCCGATAAAGCCGACTGA
- a CDS encoding 3-hydroxybutyrate dehydrogenase has translation MASLEGKVALITGAASGLGKAIAELYAKNGAAVAIADINQQAADATAAEIVAAGGKAIGIAMDVTDEAAVNAGTEKVVAAFGHLDILISNAGVQIINPIDQFAFADWKKMLAIHLDGGFLTTKAALKHMYKDDRGGVVIYMGSVHSHEASKLKSAYVTAKHGLLGLARTLAKEGAAHNVRSHVICPGFVRTPLVEKQIPEQAKELGISEDEVIKNVMLKDTVDGVFTTVEDIAETALYLAAFPSAALTGQSIVVSHGWYMQ, from the coding sequence ATGGCGAGTCTCGAAGGTAAAGTCGCGTTGATTACCGGCGCAGCCAGCGGTCTGGGCAAGGCCATTGCCGAGCTTTATGCCAAGAATGGCGCGGCCGTGGCGATTGCCGATATCAATCAGCAGGCGGCCGATGCGACGGCTGCGGAAATCGTCGCTGCCGGCGGCAAGGCGATCGGCATCGCGATGGACGTCACCGACGAGGCGGCGGTCAATGCGGGTACCGAGAAGGTGGTTGCTGCATTCGGCCACCTGGATATCCTGATTTCCAACGCCGGCGTGCAGATCATCAACCCGATCGACCAGTTCGCCTTCGCCGATTGGAAGAAGATGCTCGCGATCCACCTCGATGGCGGCTTTCTGACCACCAAGGCGGCGCTCAAGCACATGTACAAGGATGACCGTGGTGGTGTGGTCATCTATATGGGTTCGGTGCACTCGCATGAAGCATCCAAGCTCAAGTCCGCCTATGTCACCGCCAAGCATGGCCTGCTGGGCCTGGCCCGCACGCTGGCCAAAGAAGGCGCGGCCCACAATGTGCGCTCGCATGTGATCTGCCCGGGCTTTGTTCGCACGCCGCTGGTGGAGAAGCAGATTCCCGAGCAGGCGAAGGAACTGGGGATCAGCGAAGACGAGGTGATCAAGAACGTGATGCTCAAGGACACCGTCGATGGCGTCTTCACCACGGTCGAAGACATTGCCGAGACGGCGTTGTACCTGGCCGCTTTCCCATCCGCTGCGCTGACCGGTCAGTCGATCGTGGTCAGCCACGGCTGGTACATGCAGTAA
- a CDS encoding patatin-like phospholipase family protein, translated as MSHDKSSQLRASVAAAVGDSVARNYGTVALVLQGGGALGAYQAGVYQALEEAALRPNWIAGISIGALNAAIIAGNPPEKRVEKLNEFWRSICQTPLPSVPSLSSSPFDPANWPLPWQNGMSAMAAWRTLIEGQLGFFVPRLPPPFLQSHKSPATTSWYDTAPLRATLERLADFDRINDPREMRVSVGAVNVRTGNFAYFENTHGKLRPEHFMASGALPPGFPAVEIDGEFYWDGGMVSNTPLYKVLAERPCHDALVFQVDLWNAQGELPRDMSGVAERSKEIQYSSRTRMITEYMKMDQEQRRMLHDLMALVPPEMHNKPAYKRAEQRASGAVTNLIHLIYRNKPYEGHYKDYEFSAATMHEHWESGVADMQSTLAHPHWLDIPDTEHPFVTHDAHRSESV; from the coding sequence ATGAGCCACGATAAGAGTAGCCAACTGCGCGCTTCAGTCGCAGCAGCAGTGGGCGACTCGGTCGCCCGCAACTATGGCACCGTCGCCCTGGTTCTCCAGGGCGGCGGCGCGCTCGGCGCTTACCAGGCCGGCGTATATCAGGCGCTGGAAGAAGCCGCGCTGCGGCCCAACTGGATCGCCGGCATTTCCATCGGCGCGTTGAACGCGGCGATCATCGCGGGCAATCCGCCGGAAAAGCGCGTTGAGAAGCTCAACGAATTCTGGCGCTCGATCTGCCAGACGCCATTGCCGTCGGTGCCGTCGTTATCGTCCTCCCCGTTCGATCCGGCTAACTGGCCATTGCCGTGGCAGAACGGCATGAGTGCGATGGCCGCGTGGCGCACGCTGATCGAGGGGCAGCTCGGTTTCTTCGTGCCGCGTCTGCCGCCGCCATTCCTGCAAAGCCACAAATCGCCGGCCACGACCAGCTGGTACGACACCGCACCGCTGCGCGCCACACTGGAGCGCCTGGCCGATTTCGATCGCATCAACGATCCGCGCGAGATGCGCGTGTCGGTGGGTGCGGTCAATGTGCGCACCGGCAACTTCGCGTATTTCGAGAACACCCACGGCAAGCTTCGGCCCGAGCATTTCATGGCATCGGGTGCCCTGCCGCCTGGATTCCCCGCCGTGGAAATCGACGGCGAGTTCTATTGGGACGGCGGCATGGTCTCCAATACGCCACTCTACAAGGTGCTGGCCGAGCGCCCTTGTCACGACGCGCTGGTGTTCCAGGTCGACCTGTGGAATGCACAAGGCGAATTGCCGCGCGATATGAGCGGCGTGGCCGAGCGCTCGAAAGAGATTCAGTACTCCAGCCGCACGCGCATGATTACCGAGTACATGAAGATGGATCAGGAGCAGCGACGCATGCTGCACGACCTGATGGCGCTGGTGCCGCCGGAGATGCACAACAAGCCGGCCTACAAGCGTGCCGAGCAACGTGCCAGCGGTGCCGTGACCAATCTGATCCACCTGATCTATCGCAACAAGCCGTACGAAGGGCACTACAAGGATTACGAGTTCAGCGCGGCGACGATGCATGAGCATTGGGAAAGCGGTGTGGCGGATATGCAAAGCACGCTCGCCCATCCGCATTGGCTGGATATCCCCGATACCGAGCATCCGTTCGTGACGCATGATGCGCATCGGTCCGAATCCGTCTAA
- a CDS encoding NAD(P)-dependent oxidoreductase: MTLKAAFIGLGAMGAPMAGHLKDKGLLHAVSNRTHAKAVALAEKLGVSAPESLAELAAACDVIALCVTADADVLNTIDQLLPGLKPGSIVIDHSTVSPDTAKKAAAKLREAGAHFIDAPVSGGVEGAKNGKLSVMVGGDAADLERARPVLEAYALRITHLGDVGAGQATKAVNQVVVAGIAQAVCEGLALGEALGLDPERLIPTLGAGAAGNWFLEKRGATMLRNEFSVGFKLALLHKDLEIVRGIAEQAGTNRNVIERSLADYAQLMSQGYGDDDISGLIRLKRRS, encoded by the coding sequence ATGACCCTCAAAGCAGCCTTTATCGGACTCGGCGCCATGGGTGCGCCGATGGCAGGCCATCTGAAGGACAAAGGCCTGCTGCACGCGGTGTCCAACCGTACGCATGCCAAGGCAGTGGCGCTGGCCGAAAAGCTCGGCGTCAGCGCGCCCGAGTCGCTGGCCGAGCTGGCGGCTGCATGCGATGTCATCGCGCTATGCGTGACCGCCGACGCCGATGTCCTGAACACCATCGATCAACTGCTGCCGGGCCTCAAGCCAGGCAGCATCGTGATCGATCACTCCACCGTATCGCCCGACACCGCAAAAAAAGCCGCGGCCAAACTGCGCGAAGCTGGCGCGCATTTCATCGATGCACCGGTCTCCGGCGGCGTCGAAGGCGCGAAGAACGGCAAGTTGTCGGTGATGGTCGGTGGCGATGCTGCCGATCTCGAACGCGCGCGTCCCGTACTCGAAGCCTATGCCTTGCGCATCACCCACCTGGGCGATGTCGGCGCCGGTCAGGCCACCAAGGCGGTGAACCAGGTCGTCGTCGCCGGTATCGCGCAAGCGGTTTGCGAAGGCCTGGCCCTGGGTGAAGCACTTGGCCTCGATCCCGAACGCCTGATTCCCACGCTGGGTGCTGGCGCCGCCGGCAACTGGTTCCTGGAGAAGCGTGGCGCCACCATGTTGCGCAACGAGTTCTCCGTTGGCTTCAAGCTGGCCTTGCTGCACAAGGACCTGGAAATCGTGCGCGGTATCGCCGAGCAGGCGGGCACCAATCGCAACGTCATCGAGCGCTCATTGGCCGACTACGCGCAGCTGATGAGCCAGGGTTATGGCGACGACGATATCTCGGGATTGATCCGGTTGAAGCGCAGGAGCTGA
- a CDS encoding SPOR domain-containing protein gives MAARKGKGRQAVRNNSGGMPGWGWAIIGILIGVVLMFLARGHLPMGGKSADVPQPNPQATAQRGGDAGAEPPPAADASAPKKPQYDFYSVLSEKEVRIPDAVISAQAKAEQQQKQQAAQQAAAAAQQQAAAQQKPPANAPAAETQTITAAPAAATQPAAASGGNGYLLQVGAFPNAADAESLKAKLALQGFIANVATVNVNGQAYNRVRLGPFRSATELESAQQRLRSAGINAIALKEGK, from the coding sequence ATGGCAGCACGCAAGGGTAAAGGCCGGCAGGCCGTGCGCAACAACAGTGGCGGTATGCCGGGCTGGGGTTGGGCAATCATTGGCATCCTGATCGGCGTGGTGCTGATGTTCCTTGCGCGTGGGCACCTGCCCATGGGCGGCAAGTCGGCCGATGTCCCGCAGCCCAACCCGCAGGCCACAGCGCAGCGCGGCGGCGATGCCGGAGCCGAACCGCCGCCCGCCGCCGATGCCAGCGCACCGAAGAAGCCGCAATACGATTTCTATTCGGTGCTGTCGGAGAAAGAAGTCCGCATTCCGGACGCGGTGATCAGCGCCCAGGCCAAGGCCGAACAGCAGCAGAAACAGCAGGCCGCCCAGCAAGCCGCCGCCGCGGCTCAGCAGCAGGCTGCTGCGCAGCAGAAGCCGCCGGCCAATGCACCCGCCGCCGAAACGCAGACCATTACGGCCGCTCCCGCTGCAGCCACGCAACCGGCCGCCGCCAGCGGTGGTAACGGCTATCTGCTGCAGGTCGGTGCCTTTCCGAACGCCGCCGACGCAGAGAGCCTGAAGGCCAAACTCGCGCTGCAGGGTTTCATCGCCAATGTCGCCACGGTCAACGTCAATGGCCAGGCTTACAACCGCGTACGCCTCGGACCGTTCCGCTCCGCCACCGAGCTGGAATCGGCGCAACAGCGTTTGCGTTCGGCCGGTATCAATGCGATTGCGTTGAAAGAAGGCAAGTAG